The following nucleotide sequence is from Halapricum desulfuricans.
GCCTGTTCCTCGGCGAACCCGACCGCGTGTACGCGCGGACGCGGGACAGCCGTGACAGTGGTGTCGACACCGACATGGCGGCGCTTCTGGAGTACGACGACGGACCGACGGCCCGGGTTGCCTCCGGGTTCGACACGCCGGCGACCCAGACCTACCGCGTCGAGGCCGAGAACGGCTGGCTCGAGGTCGAGACCGCCTTCGACATCGCGCCCGGCGAGCAAGGTGAGATCGAGTACGAGATCGACGGCAGGCACGTGACCGAGCAGTTCGATCCGGTCGACCAGTACACGCTGGAAGTCGAGCACTTCGCCGAGAGCGTCGCCTCCGGGACTGTACCCCGCATCGACGCGGCCGAGACGGTAGCCAACATGGCCGTTATCGACGCCGTCTTCGAGAGCGCGGCGAACGGCTCTCGCGTGGACGTCAATCGACCATACTAATACCGACATATTAGAGAATATAACTGTATTTTATCATTTTTCCAATCCCGTCAACCGCGATCATTTTCCAGCTATCAGATCACCCGGCGATGTCACAGAGATCACCCCGTACCGACAACGTGGGGCCCGTTCGACAGGGACGGAGAGCCATACTGGCGGCTATCCGTTCGTGACGATATTCGGCACGCCGTCGTGACGAATCAGGTCGAAACGGTATCGCCACCAGTCTCACTACGATCGCTCCGATCGGATCGAACTCGAAGCAGACGGATTGTCACGCAAAGAACGATGCTTTTCGACGACGCAATCCCGCTGTCCGGGCGAATACGGCGGTAAATCCGTGTGCAGACGAGGCGCCACGCCTGATACTGCCTGCCACACGTGCGGACGGATCTCCGGTGTACCGGGTTGGTGATCCGACGACCTTCGACTTCCCATGTAATGTCTGCCGATAACGTAAGATATCAATCATACATTCTTATATTACATATGGTGCATTACCACCCTCTGCTGCAGGTGAGCTGTCCCTCACAACGAGAGATCGAACCGGTCGACGGCGTACGCAGCCATGCGGTCAGCGCCACCGTAAAATGCGAGGTACACCGAGAGAGCAAAGACGGCAGCGACCGCGGCCGCATCCAGAAGCGTCGTAACGATCCCGTGCCACCCGATTAGCAGACCGAGAAGCGTGTTGAGGACGACTGTGCCGACGAAAAACGGCATGAAATAGACGAGTATCACGACCAGCGGCTGGCGGTCCGCCCATCGGTCGTACGTTCGTCTGACGATGCCGTACAGTACCAGCGCGAACACGGCGAGTAACACGGCGGTCAGTCGCACCTCCTGCTCGATCGATGCGACCGTGATTGTCGCACCGGCTGTAAACGACGTCAGAATGGCGAGACTGATCGCCCAGAGTGCTGCCCGACCACGGTCGTACCACTCACTCATGCGTCGCGAATAGACAGGGCGGCGTCAAAACGTTGCCGCTCGATTGCAGTCTCCGGTCCACCGACGACTGTGGAGCGTCGAAAGCGAAAAGAACAGTGAGAGATCCGAGCGGCCCTCGAACCGATCATCCGGCCGAGAGCCCTTCGGCGAACTGCTCGGCAAAGAGCACGTAGATAACGATCGTCGGTAGCGCAGCCAGGAAGGCCGCAGCCATCCGCAGCGGGAAGTTGACGCCGCTGAGGTCCGCGCCGATCCCCGAGAGGATCAGCGTGATCGTCGCTGCCTGATCGGCCGCGCTGCCGATCAGCGTCAGGGAGAACAGGAACTCGTTCCAGATCTGGGTGAACTGGTAGATCAGCACGACGCCGATCATCGGCGTCGAGAGCGGCAGCACGATCCGGGTGTAGATCCGGGTCACGCTGGCTCCGTCGACTTTCGCAGCCTCGATGAGCTCCTCCGAAATGGACTTGTAGTAGCTGCGGAACAGCAGGAAGCAGATCGGGATACCGTAGGCAACGTGGGTGATCGCCAGTTCGGCCAGCGTTCCCCAGCGGTCGTTTGCGGGAATGATAGTGACGTTTCCGATTGCCAGTCCTTTGGCAAGCGGGAAGATGTTCGTCCAGAAGTTGTCCAGCGGCACCAGGATGGCCTGGTAGGGGATGAAGATCCCGAAGACGAAAAGCAGTACGACGGGCATCTGCCGTCGCCAGTCGACGAGCGTCAGCCCGTAGGCAGCCGTGCTTGCGAGGAGGACGTTGACCAGCGTCGCCGGGATCGCCATCGCGAAGCTGTTGATGAACCCGCGGGAGAGCTGGTCCAGTGCCCTGGTCCAGCTCTCGAGAGTGAACGTCTCCGGACCCGGCGGCAAGAGCGGCTGTGTCGCTGCTTCGGCGGGTTTCAGCGACGTGACCAGTCCCGTCCAGATGGGCGAGACAAAGAAGGCTATAAAGAGCATGATCACGGCGTACAACCCGAACCGACGGTAGTCGAACTCCGGTAGTAAGCTGGCGATGCCGTCTCGATCCGATGTGGTTGCTTGACTCATCTTATAGTGCCCCCTCTCTGTACTGGTAGTAGAGGTACGGTGCGATCACCAGCAGCGACATCCCGAGCAGGATCGTCGCGATCGACGCGGCATACGCCCAGTTCGAGAGCATGAACGCCTCCCGTACCATCAGCGTCGCGAGAACGTCGGTCCCTTTCGGGGGCCGATACGTGCCGAACATGGCATAGAGGAACGTGAAGATCTTCAGCGCGAAGATCATCAGTACGACGGCGGCACTGACCGACGCGGACTTCAGCTGCGGGATGATCACTCGCCAGTACGTCTTGAAGATGCTGGCGCCGTCGACCCTGGCCGCCTCGAACTGATCGTCCGATATCGATTGTAAGCCTGCCAGGAAGACGACCATCGTGTAGCCGCTGAACTGCCAGATCAGCGCGAATATGATCGAACCGAGGACCAGTTGCGGATTGCCGATCCAGTTGTACGGCCCCAGTCCGAACAGGCCTATGACTGTGTTGACTAGCCCGTTGTTGTAGTTGTACATCCACAGCCAGAACTGGGCCGTGACGACGAACGACAGCGCCATCGGCAGCAGATAGATCGTCTGGACTTTGCTCTTCTGGCGGATGTCGCGATCCAGAAGGATCGAGAGAAACAGTCCGAGTACCAGCGAAATCGACGTGAACGCGACCAGGAGCACGAACGTGTTTCGTGCGGTCAGATGGACCGCTGAATCCGACAGCGCCCGACTGTACATGTCGAGGTCGAGGCTTCCGTAGTCCGGACGCTGGAGAAAGCCCTCGTAGTCCGTCAGCGAGATCAAGACGTTCCAGATGATACCGCCGTAGACGGCGACACCCATCAGGATCAGCGGAATACCCCAGTACGGGGCAGAACGAACGAAGTCACTCTTCCAGAAGCGACGCAGGCGAGCGTACCGGTCTTCGGCTACACGCTCGTCAGTGCCGGCACCAGCTACCGCATCTTGTTGACTTTCCATGGGTGAAATTAATGCTGTTCTACTGTCGGGCTAGCCTACGATTCCTGCATCGCCGCCGCGTCGAGGAGGTCCGACGCGGCCGCTTCGACGTCGTACGGGCCCATGAAGTTGTTGCCGATAGCCGACATGGCAGCGTCCATCGGCTCGGGCGGCAGAGCGAGCCCGTGCGCGATCGTCTGCGGGAACTTATCGACGCTGGTGAAGTCGTCGGCCGTCATCTCGAGGAACGGCGTCAGCCGGCTCGTGTCGACGTCGGTCCGAAGCGGGATCGCTCCCTTGCGGTTACCGAACTCGACCTGGGCGTCCTTCGTGCCGAGGAACTTCGCCCACATCTTCTGTTTGACCGGCGTTTCGGTGTCGCGTGCGAACGTGAACCCGTCGATGTGGAGCATGTACATGTCCTCCGTGCCGGGATAGGCCATCCAGTCCCAGTCCTCCTGGTACTCGACGCCGCTGTCCTCGGCGCGGTACATGCCGTACGCCCAGTTACCCTGCTGGATACAGCCTGCGTTGCCCTGCATCATCTGACTGTTGCCCTCCGTGAAGCTGATCGTCGAGGCGTCGTCGTTGATGTAGTTCTGCAGCATCTCCCGGGTGAGCTCCAGCGCCTCGGTCAGGTGCTCCTCGTCGCCGTTGCCCTCGATGAAATCCATGTACGCGTCGTAGCCGCCCTCCATCCCGAGGAAGTTCTGGAAGACGAGCTGCAGCGTCGGCCACGTCGACGACATCGCGTGTGTCATCGGGTCCGCGTCGGTCTCGGTCTGGATCGTGTCGAACGCGTCGATCAGCGCGCTCGGGCTGTCGACCGAATCCGGATCGACGCCCGCCTCTTCGAAGACGTGAACGTTGTAGAACAGGTTGTTCATCCGGTGGGAGACCAGCGGCATGGCCCGATACTCCTCGTTGAGCCGACTGAGTTCCGCGGCCCTCTCGTTCATCGTGTCGGTATAGCCGTTCTCTTCCCACACGTCAGAGATGTTGCGCAGGAGGCCGCCGTACTGTGTCAGGTTCGCACCCGGCCACGCCTGCCAGGCCGCGGGCGGATCCCGGTTGGCGAGTCGGCGGGCGACCACCGAGTCGAGGTTGACGTTCCCCGTGCCACCGATCGGACGGAAGTCCGTCTGGAGATCGGGATACTCCTCTTCGAACATCGACGTCAACTTGTCGATGGCATCGGCTCCGTCTCCGCCCGTCCAGGCGTGGAGGACCTCGAGTGGCGTATCGTTCGGCGTCCTGTCTCCGTTTCCATTGCCGTTGCCGTTGCCGTTTCCGTTGCCGTTTCCGTCGTCAGCGGTGCTACAGCCAGCGAGTCCAGCCACGACGAGCCCGGCGGACGTTCCCAAGATCTTACGACGCGTGATCGGTCCGTGATTTGCACTGCTGTCTTGTGGCATGCACCTTGTTGTTCTACCTTCTCCTATATAGTGATTATGGTGATTATTCATAAATGATGGGTGGCGGACCGGCGGCTGTCACGAGGCGAGAACAGTGTGGCGCTCACGGTCGTCGAAAGCCGTCTGGCATCCGGAGCGAGGTGGCAAGCCGACAGTCTCAGGCGGATTATCGTACGTCTGTTCTGGATCGGCTGCTTTCTATCGGACGATCGGCGCGGTAGATTGTTACCGCGGTCACGATCAGGCCGGCTCAGCGCCGCGGAGCGGTTGATCGCTTTCGATGTCCTGGAGACTGCGGTTGTGCAGTGCGTCGCCGGTCTCGGCATCGAACACGTGGATCGCGCTCTCGGGGAGTTCGATACCGACGGACGCGCCTTCCTCGGCCGAACGCATGCCGCTGATCGTCGCAGTCAGTTCCGATTCGGTCCGGTCCTGGCCCTCGAACGCGAGGTGGACGGTGTTCTCGTCCCCCTGCGGTTCGACGACGCCGACGGTCGCCGGGAACTCGTGTGCCCCGGTCGGACTGTCGACGATGTCTATGTCTTCCGGTCTGATACCGAAAATCAACTCCGAATGACCATCTAGATCGGCACGCACGTCCTCGCTGAGCGAGTATTCGAAGTGCTCGCCGACGAGCGTTCCCTCTTCCAGCGTGACCGGGAGGAAGTTCATCGACGGTTCGCCGATGAAGCCGGCGACGAACTGGTTGTTCGGTCGGTGATAGCACTCCAGCGGCGTCCCGACCTGCTGGAGCTCCCCGTCGTTGAGGACCGCAATTCGGTCGGACATCGTCATCGCCTCGGTCTGATCGTGGGTCACGTAGATCGTCGTCGTCCCGAGGTTCTCCTGAAGCTGCTGGAGTTCAGTCCGCATCTCCGCCCGAAGCTTGGCGTCGAGATTGGCCAGGGGCTCGTCGAGCAGGAACGCCTCGGGTTCGCGGACGATCGCCCGCCCCAGCGCGACGCGCTGTTGCTGACCGCCCGATAGCTCGCCCGGCTGCCGGTCGAGCAGGTTGTCGATGTCGAGCAACTCGGCGGCATCTTCAACTTGTTCGCGTATCTCGGCGTCGGAGAGGTCGGTCGACTCTTCGAGACCGAACGACATGTTCCCGCGCACCGTCATGTGTGGGTAGAGCGCGTAAGACTGGAACACCATCGCGATGTCGCGCTCCTGTGGCGTGAGATTCGTGATCGGTCGGTTGCCCAGGTGGATCGTCCCCTCCGTCGGCGTTTCGAGCCCCGCGACCATCCGGAGCGTCGTCGACTTTCCACAGCCGGACGGGCCGACGAGTACCAGGAACTCGCCGTCTCTGATCTCGAGATTCAGGTCGTCGACCGCGACGATATCACCACTCTCGTCCTGAAACACCTTGGTCACTCCGTCGAGCGTGACACTTGCCATGATCGATTGTGCGTTATTCTGGTACAAATAATTTACCCAAATAGTCAGTCGTCGGCATACAGATCCGCGTCAGTATTCGTATCGAACTCTTCGAGGGCGTCTCGGAGGGGGCGGGCGTACTGGGTCAGGTCACGAGCGCGATCGGATATCTCTGTGAGTTCGGCGGCCTGCTCCTCGGCGGCACCGGCGACGATCCCGGATTCGGCGAGCGTCTCCTCGCTGAGCGTCGCGATTTCGCTGATACGAGCTGCGATTTCGTCCAGACGTTCGCCATGTTCCCGGACGTCATCGTCGCCGTGTTCAGCGAGCGTCTCGAAGGCCGCAGCGAGGTCGTCGATCTCGCGAGAGATCTCCTGCAGTTGTTCTTTCTGCTCGTCGGCGTCGTCGGCGATCCGCTGGACGGAATCGGCGACGTGACCGCTTGCGACCCGGACGCTATCCGAACTCGTCTGGAGGAGTTCCCCAGTGTTCTCCACTTCGACCGCAAATCGCTTGAGTTGACCGGTCGCGCGCTCTAGTTCCGCAAGCATCTCGTTGAACGAGGTCGCGATCCGATCCATCGAATCGCTCTCACCGTCGGGCTCCAGGCGCTGAGTCAGGTCGCCGTCCGCGCCGCGACGCATGGTCCGTGAGTACTCTTCGGCCTTCTGCTGGAGATACTCGTTCATCCGCTTCGCTTCGGCGCGGGAAACCTCAGCTTCCTTGCGCGCGCGCTCGGCCTCTCTGATTTGCTGTTGGAGCGAGCGACGCATGTCCTCGAACCCGTCGTACAACTCGCCGATTGCATCGATCCGGCTTGTCGTCTTCGTGGTCTCGAGGTCGCCCTCGCGCATCCTGTGTGCCCACTGACGGAGCCGGTTGATATCGCGAGTCGTATTGTATCCGATGGCCGTTCCAAACAGACCGACCAACAAAATCCCGCCAAGCGTCGCGATTTTCCCCCAGCGGGAAATAGCCAGCATAAAACCGAAGACGTTCGAGCGCGGTTCGTGAACGAGCACGGTCCAGTTCAGATTCACGTTCGAGACCTCAGCGGGGGCATAGCCCACGGTGTACTCCTCGTTCAGGATCGTCTCGTCAGGCGCCATATTGGGGATCACGCCGGCCTTCTGGTCAGTCCCTTCCAGTTCGGATGCGAGACGGACGGGACGCATCGCGGTTCCGTTCCCGTACTGATCGCGACCGGGAATCCGGTCGCCGTCATTAGTCGACTGAATTATCCCCTCATCGTTGACGACCACCGTGACTCGGTCTTCGGTATCGGTGTCCAATGACATCGCGAGATCTGTGATGGAGTACTCCATCACGAGATATCGGTCCGGATGCCCGGTCACGGGACTCACGAACGCGACGACGGGCATGTCGCCGATCCGGTGAACGGTCGTGACGTGGACGTCCATCACGTCGATAGAGTCGAACGGCGTCGCCCCGACCCAGGCCCGTCGCGTCTGGTTGAGCTGCCTGTCGGCGATGAGCTGCGGGCTCGCGACGACCCGAGTACCCGAATCTGACACGTTCAACAGATAGATCGCGTTCACGCCGTACACGTTCCCGTCTGTCGTCGCCAGCTCGCTCCGGATGTCGAATCGAGCGCCCGGCTCGGTATTGCTGAGCGCATCGTTCTTCGAGGCGAGCGTGACCGAAATCGAGTTGCGCTCGATCCAGGTTTCTAAGGTGTTTGCCTGTTGCGACGCCAGATTCCGGTACTCCTCCTCGACGTTCTGTTCGACCTGCTGTGAGACCACACCGGTTGCTGTTGCTCCCAGGACCCCAATAGTGACGCCCATTATCGCCACGACGAGGGCGAATTTCAGGGTGTACCGTCGACGAACTACGTCGGGAACGATCCGACTCAGTACCGACGTGCTCCCGGACTCCGCCTGATTTTTCCCGGTGTCTGGACCGGTCATTGTCTTATTCGTACGTTGCTCATGGTCGTACGTGGTGGTATATGTTCTGGCTGAGAACGAGAGCGAGTCACGCAGGACAACACTGCCACCCAGACGTTCACTATTAGTAAACGGCTGGCGAGACGACCTAATTGGTCAGTAGTGACGTCACACCTCGAGCTGTCGATTACCTGCCCCGGTTGCGGTCGGCAGTAGCTACCCCTCGTTCCGCCGCACAATCGTTCGCTAATAGTAAACAAGCGTGCGTCGATACCGTATAGTCCGTGGCGGCTTTCCACGGCCTCATAGTGACCGTTGTATTACCGGTGCGATCGCACGCATTGTTCTCCGTGCTGTCAGCGGCCATATGACGACCCCGCGAAACGGCAAGAGAGACACTGACGAGCGGTGCCTGATCGATAGATGCGACCGGGGCGAGAACATCTGTTCACACAGAGCGAACGATATTTGTGCCAGCGGAGCGTTCACTCAGTCCATGGCCCGGTCAAACGGTAAGCAGATCAAGGCAACCCGGACGAGTATTGCAGTTCTCGAAGCGATCGCCGAACTGGACGGGGCCGGCATCAGCGAACTAGCACGGTACCTCGATCGTTCGAAAGGCGGGATCTACAAGCACGTGCATACGCTTGCGGACCTCGGTTACCTGGTCGAACGCGACGGAACGTACCGACTCAGTCTCGGTCTGTGGTCGCTCGGTGCGACCGTGCCGGAGCAAGTAGTGCCGGACAGCGTCGAATCGGTCGTCGACGACCTGGCCGCGTCGGTCGGCCACGTTACAACGCTCGTCCTGTACGAGAGCAAGCGGGCGGTCGCCACGTACGTGCGACGCCCCACGACCGCGGCGACACAACCGTTCCGGGAAGGCGAGTCACTGCCTCTCCACGCGACGGCTAGCGGGAAGGCGATTCTCGCGTTCCTGCCGGACGAGGAGCGAAACGCTGTCCTCGAAAGTGAACTCGACACGTATACCGATGCGACACTCACGGACCCGGGCGTGATCGAAAGCGCGCTCGAAACCGTTCGAGGGCAACAGCTCGCTCGCGACGACGGAGAGTACCGGGCAGACGTCGAGTGTCTCGCAGCACCGATTCTCGATAATTCGGGGTATCCACGGGGCGCTGTGGGAGTCAGCTACAGTGGTCAGGAATCGGGAAACGACGAGCTCGATGCCGACGCCAGCCTGCTCGTCAGCGCATCGAAGTCGATCGAGAACGCGCTGACCACGTAGGTCTCGAGAGTCACGGGAGCCACTCTGTCATGAGTCTGGTTCGTCGCCGGTGCCTCGAACAGTTCACGTCACGAGATTGGTTTACGCACA
It contains:
- a CDS encoding methyl-accepting chemotaxis protein; translation: MVSQQVEQNVEEEYRNLASQQANTLETWIERNSISVTLASKNDALSNTEPGARFDIRSELATTDGNVYGVNAIYLLNVSDSGTRVVASPQLIADRQLNQTRRAWVGATPFDSIDVMDVHVTTVHRIGDMPVVAFVSPVTGHPDRYLVMEYSITDLAMSLDTDTEDRVTVVVNDEGIIQSTNDGDRIPGRDQYGNGTAMRPVRLASELEGTDQKAGVIPNMAPDETILNEEYTVGYAPAEVSNVNLNWTVLVHEPRSNVFGFMLAISRWGKIATLGGILLVGLFGTAIGYNTTRDINRLRQWAHRMREGDLETTKTTSRIDAIGELYDGFEDMRRSLQQQIREAERARKEAEVSRAEAKRMNEYLQQKAEEYSRTMRRGADGDLTQRLEPDGESDSMDRIATSFNEMLAELERATGQLKRFAVEVENTGELLQTSSDSVRVASGHVADSVQRIADDADEQKEQLQEISREIDDLAAAFETLAEHGDDDVREHGERLDEIAARISEIATLSEETLAESGIVAGAAEEQAAELTEISDRARDLTQYARPLRDALEEFDTNTDADLYADD
- a CDS encoding ABC transporter ATP-binding protein, with the translated sequence MASVTLDGVTKVFQDESGDIVAVDDLNLEIRDGEFLVLVGPSGCGKSTTLRMVAGLETPTEGTIHLGNRPITNLTPQERDIAMVFQSYALYPHMTVRGNMSFGLEESTDLSDAEIREQVEDAAELLDIDNLLDRQPGELSGGQQQRVALGRAIVREPEAFLLDEPLANLDAKLRAEMRTELQQLQENLGTTTIYVTHDQTEAMTMSDRIAVLNDGELQQVGTPLECYHRPNNQFVAGFIGEPSMNFLPVTLEEGTLVGEHFEYSLSEDVRADLDGHSELIFGIRPEDIDIVDSPTGAHEFPATVGVVEPQGDENTVHLAFEGQDRTESELTATISGMRSAEEGASVGIELPESAIHVFDAETGDALHNRSLQDIESDQPLRGAEPA
- a CDS encoding carbohydrate ABC transporter permease, with amino-acid sequence MSQATTSDRDGIASLLPEFDYRRFGLYAVIMLFIAFFVSPIWTGLVTSLKPAEAATQPLLPPGPETFTLESWTRALDQLSRGFINSFAMAIPATLVNVLLASTAAYGLTLVDWRRQMPVVLLFVFGIFIPYQAILVPLDNFWTNIFPLAKGLAIGNVTIIPANDRWGTLAELAITHVAYGIPICFLLFRSYYKSISEELIEAAKVDGASVTRIYTRIVLPLSTPMIGVVLIYQFTQIWNEFLFSLTLIGSAADQAATITLILSGIGADLSGVNFPLRMAAAFLAALPTIVIYVLFAEQFAEGLSAG
- a CDS encoding IclR family transcriptional regulator, with protein sequence MARSNGKQIKATRTSIAVLEAIAELDGAGISELARYLDRSKGGIYKHVHTLADLGYLVERDGTYRLSLGLWSLGATVPEQVVPDSVESVVDDLAASVGHVTTLVLYESKRAVATYVRRPTTAATQPFREGESLPLHATASGKAILAFLPDEERNAVLESELDTYTDATLTDPGVIESALETVRGQQLARDDGEYRADVECLAAPILDNSGYPRGAVGVSYSGQESGNDELDADASLLVSASKSIENALTT
- a CDS encoding ABC transporter substrate-binding protein; this translates as MGTSAGLVVAGLAGCSTADDGNGNGNGNGNGNGNGDRTPNDTPLEVLHAWTGGDGADAIDKLTSMFEEEYPDLQTDFRPIGGTGNVNLDSVVARRLANRDPPAAWQAWPGANLTQYGGLLRNISDVWEENGYTDTMNERAAELSRLNEEYRAMPLVSHRMNNLFYNVHVFEEAGVDPDSVDSPSALIDAFDTIQTETDADPMTHAMSSTWPTLQLVFQNFLGMEGGYDAYMDFIEGNGDEEHLTEALELTREMLQNYINDDASTISFTEGNSQMMQGNAGCIQQGNWAYGMYRAEDSGVEYQEDWDWMAYPGTEDMYMLHIDGFTFARDTETPVKQKMWAKFLGTKDAQVEFGNRKGAIPLRTDVDTSRLTPFLEMTADDFTSVDKFPQTIAHGLALPPEPMDAAMSAIGNNFMGPYDVEAAASDLLDAAAMQES
- a CDS encoding carbohydrate ABC transporter permease, coding for MESQQDAVAGAGTDERVAEDRYARLRRFWKSDFVRSAPYWGIPLILMGVAVYGGIIWNVLISLTDYEGFLQRPDYGSLDLDMYSRALSDSAVHLTARNTFVLLVAFTSISLVLGLFLSILLDRDIRQKSKVQTIYLLPMALSFVVTAQFWLWMYNYNNGLVNTVIGLFGLGPYNWIGNPQLVLGSIIFALIWQFSGYTMVVFLAGLQSISDDQFEAARVDGASIFKTYWRVIIPQLKSASVSAAVVLMIFALKIFTFLYAMFGTYRPPKGTDVLATLMVREAFMLSNWAYAASIATILLGMSLLVIAPYLYYQYREGAL